A DNA window from Archocentrus centrarchus isolate MPI-CPG fArcCen1 chromosome 15, fArcCen1, whole genome shotgun sequence contains the following coding sequences:
- the LOC115793360 gene encoding LOW QUALITY PROTEIN: heparan-alpha-glucosaminide N-acetyltransferase (The sequence of the model RefSeq protein was modified relative to this genomic sequence to represent the inferred CDS: inserted 2 bases in 2 codons) encodes MESRTLLHASLTLLILVVSGIGGHIENGPPLKMDEALLTFHNQLTEEVYVSYTSDYCYKCLHQELVTVKPNNNNASAIISTKFTLTVQVESQTRTATFCRWSQTYEEGGHYSVWIYTXEANNHSGSHSVDKKPRNAYLPFLFPFFSAILVAALLLAVIALLFVVIPYICRRRCTSKFIKTICCRDPQHSEDNDEANASXTAHSTIKAKPTRLLSLDTFRGFSLTVMVFVNYGGGGYWFFEHAPWNGLTVADLVMPWFVFIIGTSVVLAFNSMQKRGVSRLQLLRKITWRTVVLLMLGFCFLNYSPRDGPLSWSWLRIPGVLQRLGFTYFVLSLLQTFWGQKEIPLTAYHWWNPVQDILLYWPQWLIIILLETVWLCITFLMPVPNCPTGYLGAGGIGDNGLYPNCTGGAAGYIDRWMFGDNMYRYPTCKEMYRTTQPFDPEGILGTINSIVIGFLGMQAGKIIIFYRKINLHILCRFLVWTFILGISAAILSKCTRDGGFIPVNKNLWSLSYIMCTGCFSFLLLGGMFFVIDIKGWWRGQPFIYPGMNSIFVYVGHSLLGFYFPFSWEMRFQESHWEWLFQSLWGTALWVLIAYLLYRKKFFLKI; translated from the exons tGTTTGCACCAAGAGTTGGTCACAGTGAAACCCAACAATAATAATGCATCTGCAATAATCAGCACCAAATTTACACTGACAGTTCAAGTGGAATCACAAACCAGGACTGCAACTTTTTGCAG ATGGAGTCAGACATATGAGGAAGGTGGTCATTACTCTGTTTGGATTTACA CAGAAGCCAATAATCACAGCGGCTCTCACAGTGTGGATAAAAAGCCACGCAATGCCTACCTG CCtttccttttcccttttttttcagcTATTTTAGTGGCAGCACTCCTGCTGGCTGTAATCGCTCTATTATTCGTTGTGATACCCTATATCTGCAG gaggcGTTGTACATCTAAATTTATAAAGACCATCTGCTGCCGAGACCCACAGCACTCAGAAGATAAT GACGAAGCAAATGCTA GAACGGCGCACAGCACCATTAAAGCTAAACCAACACGTCTGCTCTCCCTGGATACTTTCCGAGG GTTTTCCCTGACGGTGATGGTGTTTGTGAACTATGGTGGAGGAGGCTACTGGTTCTTTGAACATGCACCTTGGAACG GTCTAACTGTGGCAGATCTTGTCATGCCATG GTTTGTGTTTATAATTGGGACTTCAGTGGTTTTGGCTTTCAATTCCATGCAGAAGAGAGGAGTTAGCCGCCTGCAGCTGCTGCGAAAAATCACCTGGAGAACAGTCGTCCTCTTGATGCTCGGCTTCTGCTTTCTCAACTACTCTCCCAGAGACGGACCGC TGTCCTGGTCCTGGCTGAGGATCCCAGGAGTGCTGCAGCGTCTGGGCTTCACCTACTTTGTTCTGTCTCTCCTGCAGACTTTCTGGGGCCAGAAAGAAATCCCACTGACTGCG TATCATTGGTGGAACCCCGTCCAGGATATTCTCCTTTATTGGCCACAGTGGCTGATCATCATCCTGCTGGAGACTGTGTGGCTGTGCATAACTTTCCTCATGCCTGTACCCAATTGCCCCAC AGGGTATTTAGGAGCCGGTGGAATTGGCGATAACGGGCTTTACCCAAACTGCACAGGAGGTGCAGCAGGGTACATCGATAGGTGGATGTTTGGTGATAACATGTACAGATACCCCACATGCAAA GAAATGTATCGCACCACACAGCCCTTTGACCCAGAGGGGATTCTGGGTACCATTAACTCCATTGTCATTGGATTTCTGGGGATGCAA gcgGGGAAAATTATCATTTTCTACAGAAAGATAAATCTCCACATCCTGTGTCGATTCCTAGTGTGGACCTTCATCCTG GGAATCTCTGCAGCCATCCTTTCTAAGTGCACACGAGACGGAGGATTTATACCTGTCAATAAAAACCTTTG GTCACTGTCCTATATCATGTGTACGGGCTGTTTCTCTTTCCTGCTGCTGGGAGGCATGTTTTTTGTCATCGATATCAAGGGCTGGTGGCGTGGACAGCCATTCATATATCCAG GGATGAACTCCATCTTTGTGTATGTTGGCCACTCTCTCCTGGGCTTCTACTTCCCTTTCAGCTGGGAAATGCGCTTCCAGGAGAGCCACTGGGAGTGGCTCTTTCAAAGCCTGTGGGGGACTGCACTGTGGGTGCTCATCGCCTACCTGCTCTACAGGAAGAAATTCTTCCTCAAAATATAA